The following DNA comes from Prosthecobacter sp. SYSU 5D2.
ACATTCTCCTCCCGCGCCTCAATGATGCCCGTTGCCGCCAGCCGCGTGCCCACCGGCTTTTCCGGCGGCTTCACCGGCGGCGGCGGAATCACATTCTCCTGCGCCCGGATCTGCTGCAGCACCTGCGTCATGCTAAAGACGCCAAAAAGCGCCACCGCAATGGTGCCGTAACGAATGACGAGGGGAAAGATGTTCATGGAGGGGAAGCGAGACTGCCTCAAGATACGCCTCATCCTGCGCCAGGATCAAAAATCGGCAAGCTGGCAGGTGGACCTTGTTATTCTTCAAGAATCACAGGGCTTACGCATGAAATGAGATCACAGCTTTAAGTGGTGTCTTAAGTTACAGGATTGACATGATTAACAGGATGAACAGGATTTTTTTCAGATCCTGTAAATCATGTTCATCTTGTTAATCCTGTAGAATTGGGTGCCCTGTTTTTCATGCGTAAGCCCTCCCCAAAATGGCCTTTCCCCTCACTTCCCTGAAAGATCCTGCCATCCGGGTGCGCCTTTCTCTGCTCACCATGACGCGTTCTTTAATAGCCTCCTGTCTTCTTTTACCCTCCCTCCTGGCCGCTGCGGATTCGGCGGATGTCATCATTTATGGCGGCAGCTCCGGCGGCATCACCGCCGCCATCCAGACGGCGCGCATGGGGAAGAAGGCCATCCTCATTGAGCCCACCCAGTTCCTCGGCGGCCTCACCACCGGCGGCCTGGGCGCGACGGACATCGGCAACAAAAAGGCCATCGGCGGCATGTCGCGCGAATTTTACGCCAACATCTTCAAATACTATACGGACGCCGGGAAGTGGAAGCAGGAGACGCGCGAGGCCTACTTCGCCCGCAAGCCGCATGGCAACACGGGCAGCGAGGACACCATGTGGACCTTTGAGCCGCATGTCGCCTCCGCCATTTATGACACCATGCTGAAGGAGGCCGGGCCAAACATCACCGTCGTCAAAGGCGAGCGTCTGGACCTGAAAAAAGGCGTCGTCAAAGACGGCCCGCAGATCACCAAAATCATCATGGAAAGCGGCCGCGAATTCACCGGCCCCATGTTCATTGATGCCACCTATGAGGGCGACCTCATGGCCAAGGCCGGCGTCAAATACCACGTCGGGCGCGAGGCCAACAGCGTCTATGGCGAAACGCTCAACGGTGTGCAGGTGGGTCACAGCCACAGCCACCAGTTCAGCAAAAATGTGGATCCTTATGTGATTCCTGGCGACCCCTCCAGCGGCCTGCTGCCCGGCATCGAAAAAGACCCCGGCGTGGAGTTCAGCGGCGACCGCAAGGTGCAGGCCTACAACTTCCGCATGTGCACCACCGATGACGCCGCCAACAAGCGCGACTGGGAAAAGCCCGCCAACTATGATGAGCGCTGGTTTGAGCTGGCCCTCCGCAACATCGAAGCCGGTGACCACCGCATCTCCTGGGCCCCCGCCTGGATGCCTAACCGCAAGACGGACACGAACAACAACCACGCCATCAGCACCGACTTCATCGGCCAGAACTGGGACTACCCGGAGGCCGATTACGAAACCCGCGCCAAGATCTGGAAAGCCCATGAAGACTGGCAGAAAGGCCTCATGTGGACCTACGCCCACCACCCGCGCGTGCCCAAGCATATCCAGGCCGAATACCAAAAGCTGGGCCTGGCCAAGGATGAATTCACCGACAACGACAACTTCCCGCGCCAGATGTACGTCCGCGAAGCCCGCCGCATGATTGGTGATTACGTCATGACCGAAAAGAACTGCAAGCGCATCGAGGTCATCGAAGACAGCGTCGGCATGGGCGCTTACAACATGGATTCCCACAACATCCAGCGTTACGTCACCAAAGAAGGTTATGTCCGCAATGAAGGCGATGTGCAGGTGCGCAGCCGCCCGTATCCCATCAGCTACCGCAGCATCCGGCCCAAGGCGGAGGAGTGCACCAACCTCCTCGTCCCCCTTTGCCTCAGCGCCAGCCACATTTCCTATGGCAGCATCCGCATGGAGCCCGTCTTCATGGTCATGGGCCAGAGTGCCGCCACCGCCGCCATTCACGCCATCGAGCAGGGCACCACCGTCCAGGGCATTGACTATGAAAAGCTGAAGGCCCGCCTCCTGCAGGACGGCCAGATGCTGGACTTCGAAACCCCGCCCATCCCGGAAGTGGCCTCCTATGCCAAAGAAAGCCTCCCCGGCATCGTCCTGGATGATACCGACGCCGACCTCACCGGCTTTGATTCCCAAGGCCACACCACGCCAGGCTTCGTCCGGCCCTTCTATCGTCATGACGGCGGCCAGAACAAAGGCCCCCAGCGCGCCCGCTACACGCCGGACCTGCCCAAGGCCGGCCGCTACCAGGTCCTCGTGTCCTACTGCGCCAACAACAACCGTTCCGACGCCGTGCCCGTGAAAATCCTCCACGCCGATGGCGAAACCGTCGTCAAAGTAAACCAGAAAAAAGGCCCCGACAGCGCCCACAACTTCCACAACGTCGGCACCTTCACCTTCCCCGCCGGCAAATCCACCTGGGTGGAAATCAGCAACGAAGGCACCAAAGGCTTCGTCATCGTGGACGCCGTCCAGTGGCTGCCTGTAAAGTAGTCATCACTTTCCAATTGATGCGAAGCCCCAGCGGGAGCCAGAAAAAACAAAACTCAATCTCTCCCAATAGCTTCACCTCACCGGTTTCCAAAAAGAGTGTCCGCAATGCCGCTGAGCTTGTCAGGTTCCCTCAGCCCGTAGGGCTGTCCATCAATAGCCGGAGGTCAGGTGAGTCTCGACGAGCCAGACCTCCGGTAGCAGGGCACGCTGTTTCCAAAGTGCGTCCTACTCCGCAGGAGTAGCCCCATCGGCCACGCCTCGCCCATTCAGGCCACGACATGATGGGGCAACCCTGACGGGTTGATCTTCGCCTTGGATGCCTCTTGATCCCTACCGGAGGTCTGGCTCGTCAAGGCTCGCCTGACCTCCGGCTACTCATGGGGCAGCCCTGCGGGCTCACGGTTCTTTCCCGCCCGGTCGTGCTTCCCAGCCACAAAAAACACGCTACCCTCCCTGCGCATGCTCCGACCCTGGCTCGAACTCGCCCGCATCTCCAATCTCCCCACCGTCTGGACCAACGTCACCGCCGCGTGGCTGCTGGCAGGCGGCAGCTGGAACGGTGATCTTGCGCCGCGCCTCCAGCTTGCCTGGCTGCTGCTCGCCGGATCGCTGCTCTACACCGGCGGCATGATCCTCAATGACGCCGCCGATGTCCGGCATGACCGCGAGCATAAAAAAGACCGCCCCATCCCCAGCGGCAAAATCAGCCCCCTGGCCGCGTGGGTTGTCGGCCTCGGCATGATGGCAGGTGGCGCGTGGATCGGGGTGTTCGAGGCCGGGGCCAGCGTGCCCATCGTCGCCGCCCTCCTCGCCGCCATCCTCTTTTACGATCTCTATCACAAGCCCTGGCCCGGCGCCGTCTGGGTCATGGGAGCCTGCCGCGTGCTGCTTTTTTCCATGGCCGCCTCTTCCCTACCCACCGCAGGTAGCGGGGTTCCTTGGTGGCTGGATGACCTGGCCCTCCCTTTCGCCCTCACCCTCGGGGCCTACATCGTCGGCCTCACCATGGTGGCCCGCATGGAGGCCAAAGGTGCCGTCGTGACGCCGCTGCGCGCCTTCTTCGCCAAAGCCCTCCTTTACGCCCCTGCCGTGGTCGGCCTGGTTTTCTGGCTCAGCCGGGCCAACTGGCGGCTCATTCCTCTCCTGGGAGATCTCACGCCGCTGGCCCCCCTGCCCTTCCTCCTCGTCTTCATCGCCATGGTTCTTTATGCCACCCGCCTCATGCGCCAGGGCGGCCCGGCCATTGGCCGCGCAGTGGGCATCCTGCTGGCGGGCATCGCCATCGTGGATGCCCTGGCCGTCATCCAGGTTTCCCTGCCCCTCGCCTGCGGCTTTGTCTTAATGGCCCCGCTTTTGCGCCTCTGGCAGCGCTGGATCGCCGCCACCTGAGGCTGCATTTCAACCATTTATCGCTGCATGAAAACAGGCCGACCCCCGTTCTAGTCTTTCCCTTTCGCCTCCCCTGGCGTAAGCTTTGGAGAGAAAAACCGCCCCCTCAATGCTGGAGAAGAAAATCAGGCTCGAATACGCTCATCGCATCCTTTTTACCCGCGATGTGTTTGCCCCTGCCAACACGACGGTCCGCGACCTGCTCCTGCTGGACCACCCCAACAAAGTGCCCCGCGTGCTCGTCTTCGTGGATGACCATGTGGCCACCGCCAATCCCCAGCTCCTGGACAGCCTGCGCACCTATGCCCGCGCCCATGCCGAGGTGCTGGACCTGGCCGGTGAGCCCGTCATCCTGCCAGGGGGCGAGCCCTGCAAAAACGACTTCTCCCTCGTCCAGCACTGCTGGCAGGCCATCAATGATGCCGGGCTGGACCGCCACAGCTACGTCTTTGTCATCGGCGGCGGTGCCACCCTGGACCTCGTCTGTTTTGCCGCCGCCACCGCGCATCGCGGCATCCGCCACGTGCGCTTTCCCACCACCACCCTCAGCCAGGGCGATGGCGGTGTGGGCGTGAAAAACGGCGTCAATTACTTCGAGAAAAAGAACTGGGTCGGCAGCTTCTCCGTCCCCTTCGCCGTGGTGAATGACTTCGCCTTTCTCGAGTCCCTCCCCGAGCGCGAACGCCGCAACGGCATCATCGAGGCCATTAAAGTCTCCCTCATTCGCGACCGCGCCTTCTTTGAGGAAATGGAGCGCATGGCCGGCCCCCTCGCCCGCCTGGAGCAGCCCGCGCTGGAGCGCATCGTCCAGCGCAGCGCCGAGCTGCATGTGGAGCACATCGCCAGCGGTGGCGACCCTTTTGAACTCGGCAGCGCCCGTCCTCTGGACTTCGGCCACTGGGCCGCGCATAAGCTGGAGCAGATCACCCACTTTGCCGTCAGCCATGGCGAAGCCGTCGCCATCGGCATGGCCGTGGACCTCGTCTATTCCGTCAAAAAAGGCATCCTCGATGCCCCCACCGCCCGCCGCGTCATCCGCCTCATCCAGCAGATCGGCTTCGAGACCTTCCACCCTGATCTCCTCGCCGAAGGCAAATCCGGCGAGCCCACCATCCTCGAAGGCCTCGAAGAATTCCGCGAGCACCTCGGCGGCGAACTCACCGTCACCCTCGTCCCCAAAATCGGCCAAAAACTCGAAGTCCACGAAATGGACCGCCACCTCATCCTCGAGGCCATGGAAGAGCTCAGGGAGAAGTGTGCGGTGGACAGCCTGGCGGGTGTGGGGTGATTTGCCAAATTCTCCCATGGATCGCGGCTACTCCATTGACTTTCGGGCGTTTTCATCTCTTTGGAACAATAGAAAATCGTACGACCCTGCGGATACATCTGCCCTTGAATTATTAGTTGAAGCTTTTGGTCATAGACTTGGAATCACTGAACTTGATCAAGCTTCTCTATCAAAGATCCACGATGCTATCCAGGCATCTACAAGCCAATACTCGCTCTACCACATTGCCATGAATGTTTGGCGGTAGATGTCGGCGAACCACGCACGATCCAAAGCATGGACATCTTCGGAAACACAGATCCCAAGTTGATGCCGGGCCACTTTTTTTGGAGCGCCATTCACCTAAAGCACGATTCCGCCATCCCGGCTGACATCAGCAAACAAAACTTTTCGGTCTGTCCCAGACATTGGTATCTCGATGCAGACTTCAAGTGTGCCACATGTCATCAGGAATTTACCTGGACTGCAGGAGAGCAGAAAGCCTGGTTCGAAGAATATCATTTCTGGATAGACGCTTTTCCCGTTCACTGCAGAAAGTGCCGGGCAGTCACGCGTCATCTTCAGAGGTTGCGGAAGGAGTATGATTCTACAGTGGCTGCCGCGAAAACTGGAGGTCGGCTCGATCAGAAACGCCGTATGGTGGACATTCTGAGAGAATTGAAAATCAACCTTGGATCCCTTCCTGAAGGCATGAATGAAACAATGGAGCTTTTGCAGCGGCAAATCGCCAACATATCAGAACTCAATAGTGAAGGCACCAGCAGTTAGCCTTGGCCGAATCAGATCAAGCCCGCATCACCTGCACCAGGTAGCGAGGGATCACTTCATCCCGTGTCACCAGGATCATGTTTTCAGACAGGGCCTGGGCGATGAGAAGGCGGTCAAAGGGATCGGCATGGACGGGGGCCAGCGTCAGAGATGCCTCGGCATGGGCGCAGGTGACGCTCAGCGGTTGAATGCCGTCCGCCTCCAAAACCTGCAGCATGCCTGGCGGCATTTTGAGCTTTCCTTTGGCCACCTTCAGCCCCAGTTCCCAGAGGGAAGCGGCGCTGACAAAGACCTGGTTGGAGGAGCTGGCGATGGCTGTCCGGGCGGAATCCGAAAGCAGTTCCGGCCCGTTCAGCCACCACACCACGGCACAGGAATCCAGCAGCAGTCTCATGCGCGTGCCGGAGCCTCCGCAACGAGTGCAGGTTCAGGGATGTGATGGTAGAGCTCCCCGGAAACCGATTCGTCCAACAGGTCCCCGGCATCTGACCAGCAATCCTCCGCCTCCCAGATCTGCCCCCGGAACTGGCCTCCCACACGGTCACCTTTGGGCACGACATAAGGCACCAGACGGACCAGCGGCTTGCCTGCTTTTCCCAAAATGATTTCTTCACCGTTCACCACGTCTTCCACGAGACGGGAAAGGTGTGTCTTGGCAGCCTGGATGTTGATGATTTTCATGGCGATAATCCTCCAGACCAAGTCTGGTCTGGTCTGCCCGTATTTCAACTGTTTTTTACAGCTGATTTCAAAGGAAGCGCCCAGATCACCGCCGGTTCTTCAGGAACAGCTCCAGGTCCTGCAGGAACTTGCCCATCACAAGAGCTTCGACTGCAGATTGGAACTTTGGGGGATCTGGGGAGCTTCGAGGCAGCTTTCCGCACTGGGGACAGTGCGGGCCACTTTCGCTTCACAAAACGGTCTCGCCAGTTTGACAGAGGACGTGGAATGGATACATGAATTAGCTTAGTCACTATCGGCATTGCCTTCAATCTTTTGACAGAACGCTCAGGATCTAGATGTCCTTTTCACCGGCCTCATGATCACTACCTACAACCGGCTTCAAATCATCAAAGCCGTCCTCTGCCTCCTCGCAGCAGTCGTGTGTTATGTCTTGGCAGACGTATTTTTCCATTTTGGTCTGACCTTTGTTTTTCACACTTTTAGGTGGTCTTACACTGCCGTTCCCTGGCTCTGTGGAGCAGCCCTGATCGGCATCACCTGGAGTGGATGGCGGCAGTGGCAG
Coding sequences within:
- a CDS encoding type II toxin-antitoxin system prevent-host-death family antitoxin, yielding MKIINIQAAKTHLSRLVEDVVNGEEIILGKAGKPLVRLVPYVVPKGDRVGGQFRGQIWEAEDCWSDAGDLLDESVSGELYHHIPEPALVAEAPARA
- a CDS encoding UbiA family prenyltransferase, producing the protein MLRPWLELARISNLPTVWTNVTAAWLLAGGSWNGDLAPRLQLAWLLLAGSLLYTGGMILNDAADVRHDREHKKDRPIPSGKISPLAAWVVGLGMMAGGAWIGVFEAGASVPIVAALLAAILFYDLYHKPWPGAVWVMGACRVLLFSMAASSLPTAGSGVPWWLDDLALPFALTLGAYIVGLTMVARMEAKGAVVTPLRAFFAKALLYAPAVVGLVFWLSRANWRLIPLLGDLTPLAPLPFLLVFIAMVLYATRLMRQGGPAIGRAVGILLAGIAIVDALAVIQVSLPLACGFVLMAPLLRLWQRWIAAT
- a CDS encoding type II toxin-antitoxin system VapC family toxin — its product is MRLLLDSCAVVWWLNGPELLSDSARTAIASSSNQVFVSAASLWELGLKVAKGKLKMPPGMLQVLEADGIQPLSVTCAHAEASLTLAPVHADPFDRLLIAQALSENMILVTRDEVIPRYLVQVMRA
- a CDS encoding zinc-ribbon domain containing protein encodes the protein MDIFGNTDPKLMPGHFFWSAIHLKHDSAIPADISKQNFSVCPRHWYLDADFKCATCHQEFTWTAGEQKAWFEEYHFWIDAFPVHCRKCRAVTRHLQRLRKEYDSTVAAAKTGGRLDQKRRMVDILRELKINLGSLPEGMNETMELLQRQIANISELNSEGTSS
- a CDS encoding FAD-dependent oxidoreductase; protein product: MTRSLIASCLLLPSLLAAADSADVIIYGGSSGGITAAIQTARMGKKAILIEPTQFLGGLTTGGLGATDIGNKKAIGGMSREFYANIFKYYTDAGKWKQETREAYFARKPHGNTGSEDTMWTFEPHVASAIYDTMLKEAGPNITVVKGERLDLKKGVVKDGPQITKIIMESGREFTGPMFIDATYEGDLMAKAGVKYHVGREANSVYGETLNGVQVGHSHSHQFSKNVDPYVIPGDPSSGLLPGIEKDPGVEFSGDRKVQAYNFRMCTTDDAANKRDWEKPANYDERWFELALRNIEAGDHRISWAPAWMPNRKTDTNNNHAISTDFIGQNWDYPEADYETRAKIWKAHEDWQKGLMWTYAHHPRVPKHIQAEYQKLGLAKDEFTDNDNFPRQMYVREARRMIGDYVMTEKNCKRIEVIEDSVGMGAYNMDSHNIQRYVTKEGYVRNEGDVQVRSRPYPISYRSIRPKAEECTNLLVPLCLSASHISYGSIRMEPVFMVMGQSAATAAIHAIEQGTTVQGIDYEKLKARLLQDGQMLDFETPPIPEVASYAKESLPGIVLDDTDADLTGFDSQGHTTPGFVRPFYRHDGGQNKGPQRARYTPDLPKAGRYQVLVSYCANNNRSDAVPVKILHADGETVVKVNQKKGPDSAHNFHNVGTFTFPAGKSTWVEISNEGTKGFVIVDAVQWLPVK
- a CDS encoding 3-dehydroquinate synthase; translated protein: MERKTAPSMLEKKIRLEYAHRILFTRDVFAPANTTVRDLLLLDHPNKVPRVLVFVDDHVATANPQLLDSLRTYARAHAEVLDLAGEPVILPGGEPCKNDFSLVQHCWQAINDAGLDRHSYVFVIGGGATLDLVCFAAATAHRGIRHVRFPTTTLSQGDGGVGVKNGVNYFEKKNWVGSFSVPFAVVNDFAFLESLPERERRNGIIEAIKVSLIRDRAFFEEMERMAGPLARLEQPALERIVQRSAELHVEHIASGGDPFELGSARPLDFGHWAAHKLEQITHFAVSHGEAVAIGMAVDLVYSVKKGILDAPTARRVIRLIQQIGFETFHPDLLAEGKSGEPTILEGLEEFREHLGGELTVTLVPKIGQKLEVHEMDRHLILEAMEELREKCAVDSLAGVG